Proteins from one Malania oleifera isolate guangnan ecotype guangnan chromosome 4, ASM2987363v1, whole genome shotgun sequence genomic window:
- the LOC131152747 gene encoding uncharacterized protein LOC131152747: MGIWLYEVKNISTKALRLRKGSSNWQLNEPTNMVNVVTGYWDDDWNFSYGDINVRVFDDGDWGLQIEVKKSGRNTLSNKWEIEKNYTQVNFVFEEDTVWVYPTTHPLKKDGHEHLAWSVNLHKEWKWEPYDIDA, encoded by the coding sequence ATGGGAATTTGGCTATACGaagtgaaaaatatttcaacGAAAGCTTTACGCTTGAGGAAGGGATCTTCTAATTGGCAACTAAATGAACCCACCAATATGGTGAATGTGGTAACTGGGTACTGGGATGATGACTGGAACTTCTCTTATGGTGATATAAATGTGAGAGTGTTTGACGATGGGGATTGGGGATTGCAGATTGAAGTCAAAAAATCTGGCAGAAACACTTTAAGCAATAAGTGGGAAATAGAAAAGAACTACACGCAAGTTAATTTTGTTTTCGAAGAAGACACAGTTTGGGTTTATCCCACGACTCATCCCTTGAAGAAAGATGGGCATGAGCATCTGGCATGGTCTGTGAATCTCCACaaagaatggaaatgggagccgTACGACATCGACGCGTGA